One window of the Lytechinus variegatus isolate NC3 chromosome 3, Lvar_3.0, whole genome shotgun sequence genome contains the following:
- the LOC121411468 gene encoding mothers against decapentaplegic homolog 6-like, which yields MYSVFTDSVNIFYDLPHGDGFCLGLLKREGRPESVTKIRQKIDYGLSMSREEDGVWIYNRSNYALFVNSPALDIPHSRTFTVHKLAPGFSIKIYDHAKSKLLELMHRESEPPDGPVDPNSIRISFIKGWGPHYSRQFITSCPCWIELIMTAPPR from the coding sequence ATGTACTCAGTATTCACAGACTCTGTAAATATCTTCTATGACCTACCTCATGGGGACGGATTCTGCTTAGGCCTGCTGAAGCGGGAGGGCCGGCCGGAGTCCGTCACGAAAATTCGACAGAAGATCGACTACGGGCTATCGATGAGTCGGGAAGAGGACGGGGTGTGGATCTACAACCGAAGCAACTATGCCTTATTTGTGAACTCCCCCGCACTGGATATACCTCACTCCAGGACATTCACGGTCCACAAACTCGCACCAGGATTCTCAATCAAAATCTACGACCACGCAAAGTCCAAGTTGTTAGAACTCATGCACCGGGAGTCGGAGCCGCCCGATGGCCCGGTGGATCCGAATTCGATACGAATCAGCTTCATCAAGGGTTGGGGACCACATTACTCTCGCCAGTTCATCACCTCGTGTCCTTGTTGGATAGAACTGATCATGACGGCACCCCCGCGGTGA